A stretch of the Candidatus Nezhaarchaeales archaeon genome encodes the following:
- a CDS encoding DapH/DapD/GlmU-related protein, translating into MYFLSPKAKLEGVHIGPGALILGPSSIGAGTLIDAFVVVGYLTRSSLMSLRSLNINATKLLEEGDKLSRGAKIGRNCLIRTGSVIYEGCEIDDEVEVGHNVLIRENTITGRSTVIGSGTIIEGQCRIGRNVSIQSNAFLPLLTVIEDDVFIGPRAVITNDKYPKSRRIVPTVVKRRAILGANATIIAGVTVGEEAVVAAGAVVTKDVKPGKVVAGVPAKEVGDVADYKAKKKAYEGVKGD; encoded by the coding sequence ATGTACTTTCTATCTCCTAAGGCTAAGTTGGAGGGGGTACACATAGGACCTGGGGCTTTAATCTTAGGGCCTTCATCCATCGGCGCCGGAACTTTGATAGACGCCTTCGTCGTGGTAGGCTATCTTACCCGCTCAAGTTTAATGAGCCTTAGATCCTTAAACATTAACGCTACGAAATTACTGGAGGAGGGCGATAAGTTAAGCAGAGGAGCTAAGATAGGTAGGAACTGTTTAATTAGAACTGGATCTGTAATCTATGAAGGTTGCGAGATAGATGATGAAGTCGAAGTAGGACATAACGTCCTCATAAGAGAAAACACCATAACAGGTCGAAGCACCGTCATAGGCTCCGGGACGATTATCGAGGGACAATGCCGCATAGGGAGAAATGTAAGCATTCAGTCAAACGCCTTCTTACCCTTGTTAACGGTAATCGAGGACGACGTTTTCATCGGCCCCCGAGCCGTCATAACTAATGACAAGTACCCTAAAAGCCGTAGAATCGTACCTACCGTGGTGAAAAGGCGCGCGATTTTAGGCGCTAACGCCACAATAATAGCTGGAGTAACCGTAGGGGAGGAAGCAGTTGTTGCAGCTGGAGCCGTAGTTACTAAGGACGTTAAACCGGGAAAGGTAGTAGCTGGTGTACCAGCTAAGGAAGTGGGAGATGTAGCTGATTATAAGGCAAAGAAGAAAGCTTACGAGGGTGTAAAGGGTGACTAA
- a CDS encoding RNA methyltransferase: MVLKLVSSIAIPASFASYPRSLRERTVKVGFIGRASAIFGVENIFIYKDRPDVKRSEALIVADILNYMNCPQYLRKYLYPLKPYLRYVGILPPLRSPHHPLKLKGEQLPPLSYREGVVTSRLKDGSSLVEVGLDKPVVVQKVKLNKKRPVILRLERNGCELKAQPVDRSEVPYYFGYEAKVLWRPLGELVKSLSPDLTIATSKYGVDLKEVIKPLRARIKSARSMLVLFGSPTEGLRDILKREGLKVEEVADFNVNFAPGQSTETIRTEEAVFIVLSVLNLLKHTDVS, encoded by the coding sequence ATGGTGTTGAAGTTAGTCTCTTCAATAGCGATACCAGCCTCGTTTGCCAGTTACCCCCGATCATTAAGGGAGAGGACGGTTAAAGTTGGATTTATAGGTAGGGCTTCAGCGATATTTGGTGTTGAAAACATCTTCATATATAAAGATCGACCCGATGTTAAGCGAAGCGAAGCTTTAATCGTGGCTGACATCCTTAACTACATGAACTGCCCTCAATACCTACGTAAGTACCTCTACCCCTTAAAGCCGTATTTAAGGTATGTGGGTATCCTTCCACCTTTACGTTCACCGCATCACCCGTTAAAGCTCAAGGGCGAACAGTTACCTCCCTTATCCTATAGGGAGGGCGTGGTTACTTCTAGGCTTAAAGATGGTTCATCACTGGTCGAAGTGGGGCTAGATAAACCGGTGGTGGTTCAAAAGGTTAAATTAAACAAGAAGCGCCCCGTAATTCTACGGCTCGAGAGAAATGGATGCGAGCTTAAAGCTCAACCCGTCGATAGAAGTGAAGTACCGTATTACTTTGGATACGAGGCGAAGGTTTTATGGCGGCCGCTAGGTGAACTTGTAAAGTCTTTATCGCCTGATCTAACTATAGCTACTTCTAAGTACGGTGTAGACCTTAAAGAGGTCATTAAACCTTTAAGGGCTCGGATTAAATCGGCCCGATCCATGTTAGTACTTTTCGGCTCTCCAACCGAGGGCCTACGAGATATATTAAAACGTGAGGGATTGAAGGTAGAGGAGGTAGCGGACTTTAACGTTAACTTTGCCCCTGGACAGTCTACCGAAACGATAAGGACTGAAGAGGCAGTCTTCATAGTATTATCGGTACTTAACCTTCTCAAACATACCGATGTTAGCTAA
- a CDS encoding archease: MTKFRFLNHTADVYIEAYGKDLKEAFENAALGMFEVIVNTGNVTASEELDISVEGSDLQSLLYNWLEELLYLFDAKGLVFSEFKVLRITIGEAVYRLEAKVRGEKFNPEKHEGRTAIKAVTYSLMEVQVKPEGVTLRFVLDI; this comes from the coding sequence GTGACTAAGTTCAGGTTCCTTAACCATACCGCTGATGTTTACATAGAGGCTTACGGGAAGGATCTTAAAGAGGCTTTTGAGAACGCCGCCTTAGGCATGTTTGAAGTTATCGTTAATACCGGAAACGTAACCGCATCCGAGGAGCTGGATATAAGCGTTGAAGGAAGCGACCTTCAATCCCTACTCTATAACTGGCTTGAAGAATTATTATACCTGTTTGACGCTAAGGGCTTAGTGTTTTCGGAGTTTAAGGTCTTACGTATTACCATAGGTGAGGCGGTTTACCGCCTCGAAGCTAAGGTTCGTGGTGAAAAATTTAACCCTGAAAAGCATGAGGGGCGGACTGCTATTAAAGCGGTTACGTACTCGTTAATGGAAGTTCAAGTAAAGCCTGAAGGGGTTACCTTACGCTTCGTTCTCGACATATAA